One region of Carya illinoinensis cultivar Pawnee chromosome 8, C.illinoinensisPawnee_v1, whole genome shotgun sequence genomic DNA includes:
- the LOC122317859 gene encoding peptidyl-prolyl cis-trans isomerase CYP95-like isoform X2, which translates to MKKVAKKKNPLVFMDVSVDGDPAERMVFELFPDVAPKTAENFRALCTGEKGIGPKSGRPLHYKGSFFHHIIRGSFAQGGDFVKRDGTGGESIYGEDFPVESPSLKHDGPGLLSMAIADQDTLGSHFIITFEADRHLDRKHVVFGKLAHGHEVLRKIENAGDEDGRPTVTVKIINCGDFSENRKKANKLKIGKDVPSDANNHEARRKGKHKKSSRDRRKRRRRYSSSESESSSDTELESSESGSDSDLDLSSSSYTSSSSDDRRKKRKRYSKRDKYRRGKRSDKHHGKRRKKRDKRSKRRARRMSDSTTDSESRSESNSDSDEHDVPGIIQKQKNQKTEQPAVVVMEEAIPVHHKKWEEVHKSPNENGEHRSNGREADAKSDRSGDRKPDIVDDHREKSRSQSTSPKRHRSTSISPRSLGRSPSVSPRQSLSRSPRNLSRSPYIGRARSISRSPTRSPVRSDSSRSPVRSVSRSPASGRKGRNISRSSLGARPRRNVSESPVRSPPGRSQSRVPLRTLSRKSISRSPIKVSRRSLSRSPIRSPRSTSRSSGRAPSRRISRSPFRLPIRNNRRSYSRSPSPARRAKSPPDRGRSLSRSVSPDGSPKRIRRGRGFSQRYSYARRYRTPSTSPVRSYRYGGRSDRDRYSSYRRYSPRRYRSPPRVRSPPRYRSRRSRTRSVSRSPPYRNRRYSRSRSPIRSRSPVVTYRSRVSPRAERRSLSRSRSPSESKSSLDSQSPKRASKDRSRSSSGSLDGKKGLVSYGDGSPDSAQR; encoded by the exons atgaagaaagtggCGAAGAAGAAGAACCCATTAGTTTTTATGGATGTGTCTGTTGATGGAGATCCTGCTGAAAGAATGGTTTTTGAG CTTTTCCCCGATGTTGCTCCCAAGACTGCTGAAAATTTTCGTGCACTTTGTACAG GAGAAAAGGGGATTGGTCCTAAAAGTGGAAGACCACTACACTACAAGGGATCCTTTTTCCATCACATAATCAGGGGTTCCTTTGCTCAG GGTGGCGATTTTGTTAAACGAGATg GTACTGGTGGAGAGAGCATATATGGGGAAGATTTTCCAG TTGAGTCACCCAGCTTAAAGCACGATGGGCCTGGTCTTTTATCAATGGCAATTGCTGATCAAGATACTTTAGGCTCTCATTTCATTATCACCTTTGAGGCTGATCGTCATCTTGACAG GAAGCATGTTGTCTTTGGGAAACTTGCTCATGGACACGAAGTATTgaggaaaattgaaaatgcgGGTGATGAAGATGGGAGGCCAACTGTGACAGTTAAAATCATCAATTGTGGTGACTTTAGTGAGA ACAggaaaaaagcaaataaattgaaaataggaAAAGATGTACCTTCTGATGCAAATAATCATGAAGCACGACGGAAGGGAAAGCACAAGAAGTCATCTAGAGAtaggaggaaaagaagaagaagatactcTTCATCCGAGTCAGAGAGTTCCTCAGATACTGAGCTGGAATCATCTGAATCTGGTAGTGACTCTGACTTGGATTTATCATCCTCATCTTACACTAGTTCTTCTAGTGATGACAGGcgcaagaagaggaagagatatTCTAAGAGAGATAAATATAGACGGGGAAAAAGAAGTGATAAACACCATGGAAAAAGGCGAAAGAAGCGTGATAAGAGATCCAAGCGCAGAGCAAGAAG AATGTCGGATAGTACTACAGATAGTGAGAGCAGGAGTGAAAGTAACTCTGATAGTGATGAGCATGATGTTCCTGGAATAATTCAGAAGCAGAAAAATCAGAAGACTG AACAGCCTGCGGTGGTGGTAATGGAAGAAGCTATTCCTGTCCATCATAAAAAGTGGGAGGAAGTGCACAAATCCCCCAATGAGAATGGAGAGCACAGAAGCAATGGCAGAGAAGCCGATGCTAAATCCGATAGGAGCGGAGATAGAAAACCTGACATAGTAGATGATCACCGAGAAAAATCTAG GAGCCAAAGCACAAGTCCTAAGAGGCATAGAAGTACGAGTATTAGTCCCAGGAGTCTGGGCAGAAGCCCAAGTGTTAGTCCAAGACAGAGTCTGAGCAGAAGTCCTCGTAATCTTAGTAGAAGCCCCTATATTGGACGAGCAAGGAGCATCAGCAGAAGTCCTACTAGGAGTCCTGTTAGAAGTGATAGCAGTAGGAGTCCAGTCAGAAGTGTCAGCAGAAGTCCAGCAAGTGGCAGGAAAGGGAGAAATATCAGTAGGAGCTCATTGGGAGCTCGGCCTCGAAGAAATGTTTCTGAGAGTCCTGTTAGGTCCCCACCGGGAAGAAGCCAAAGCAGGGTTCCACTGAGAACCTTATCAAGAAAATCAATTAGCAGAAGCCCTATAAAAGTTTCTAGAAGAAGCTTAAGCAGAAGCCCAATCAGATCTCCAAGAAGCACGAGCAGAAGCTCAGGTAGGGCCCCTTCAAGGAGGATTAGCCGAAGTCCATTTAGGCTGCCAATCCGGAATAATCGACGCAGTTATTCCAGGAGCCCTAGCCCTGCACGCAGGGCCAAGTCACCACCTGACCGAGGAAGGAGTTTGTCAAGAAGTGTTTCCCCAGATGGGTCTCCCAAGCGTATCAGAAGGGGGCGTGGTTTTAGTCAGCGGTACTCTTATGCACGGCGATACAGAACCCCGTCTACATCTCCTGTGAGGTCTTATCGTTATGGTGGTAGAAGTGATCGCGACAG ATATTCAAGTTACAGAAGGTATTCTCCTAGACGATACCGAAGCCCACCAAGAGTGAGAAGTCCTCCAAG ATACAGAAGCAGAAGAAGTAGGACACGATCTGTATCACGAAGCCCACCCTACCGTAATCGGCGCTACAGCCGTAGCCGTAGCCCCATCCGCAGCCGTTCACCAGTTGTGACCTATAGATCTCGTGTGTCTCCAAGGGCTGAGAGGAGATCACTCTCTAGGAGCAGAAGCCCATCGGAATCAAAGTCCTCATTGGACTCTCAATCTCCTAAGCGGGCAAGCAAAGACAGGTCAAGGTCATCGTCCGGAAGCCTGGATGGCAAGAAGGGCCTAGTCTCTTATGGAGATGGTTCTCCTGACTCCGCCCAAAGGTGA
- the LOC122317859 gene encoding peptidyl-prolyl cis-trans isomerase CYP95-like isoform X1, whose translation MKKVAKKKNPLVFMDVSVDGDPAERMVFELFPDVAPKTAENFRALCTGEKGIGPKSGRPLHYKGSFFHHIIRGSFAQGGDFVKRDGTGGESIYGEDFPVESPSLKHDGPGLLSMAIADQDTLGSHFIITFEADRHLDRKHVVFGKLAHGHEVLRKIENAGDEDGRPTVTVKIINCGDFSENRKKANKLKIGKDVPSDANNHEARRKGKHKKSSRDRRKRRRRYSSSESESSSDTELESSESGSDSDLDLSSSSYTSSSSDDRRKKRKRYSKRDKYRRGKRSDKHHGKRRKKRDKRSKRRARRMSDSTTDSESRSESNSDSDEHDVPGIIQKQKNQKTAVEQPAVVVMEEAIPVHHKKWEEVHKSPNENGEHRSNGREADAKSDRSGDRKPDIVDDHREKSRSQSTSPKRHRSTSISPRSLGRSPSVSPRQSLSRSPRNLSRSPYIGRARSISRSPTRSPVRSDSSRSPVRSVSRSPASGRKGRNISRSSLGARPRRNVSESPVRSPPGRSQSRVPLRTLSRKSISRSPIKVSRRSLSRSPIRSPRSTSRSSGRAPSRRISRSPFRLPIRNNRRSYSRSPSPARRAKSPPDRGRSLSRSVSPDGSPKRIRRGRGFSQRYSYARRYRTPSTSPVRSYRYGGRSDRDRYSSYRRYSPRRYRSPPRVRSPPRYRSRRSRTRSVSRSPPYRNRRYSRSRSPIRSRSPVVTYRSRVSPRAERRSLSRSRSPSESKSSLDSQSPKRASKDRSRSSSGSLDGKKGLVSYGDGSPDSAQR comes from the exons atgaagaaagtggCGAAGAAGAAGAACCCATTAGTTTTTATGGATGTGTCTGTTGATGGAGATCCTGCTGAAAGAATGGTTTTTGAG CTTTTCCCCGATGTTGCTCCCAAGACTGCTGAAAATTTTCGTGCACTTTGTACAG GAGAAAAGGGGATTGGTCCTAAAAGTGGAAGACCACTACACTACAAGGGATCCTTTTTCCATCACATAATCAGGGGTTCCTTTGCTCAG GGTGGCGATTTTGTTAAACGAGATg GTACTGGTGGAGAGAGCATATATGGGGAAGATTTTCCAG TTGAGTCACCCAGCTTAAAGCACGATGGGCCTGGTCTTTTATCAATGGCAATTGCTGATCAAGATACTTTAGGCTCTCATTTCATTATCACCTTTGAGGCTGATCGTCATCTTGACAG GAAGCATGTTGTCTTTGGGAAACTTGCTCATGGACACGAAGTATTgaggaaaattgaaaatgcgGGTGATGAAGATGGGAGGCCAACTGTGACAGTTAAAATCATCAATTGTGGTGACTTTAGTGAGA ACAggaaaaaagcaaataaattgaaaataggaAAAGATGTACCTTCTGATGCAAATAATCATGAAGCACGACGGAAGGGAAAGCACAAGAAGTCATCTAGAGAtaggaggaaaagaagaagaagatactcTTCATCCGAGTCAGAGAGTTCCTCAGATACTGAGCTGGAATCATCTGAATCTGGTAGTGACTCTGACTTGGATTTATCATCCTCATCTTACACTAGTTCTTCTAGTGATGACAGGcgcaagaagaggaagagatatTCTAAGAGAGATAAATATAGACGGGGAAAAAGAAGTGATAAACACCATGGAAAAAGGCGAAAGAAGCGTGATAAGAGATCCAAGCGCAGAGCAAGAAG AATGTCGGATAGTACTACAGATAGTGAGAGCAGGAGTGAAAGTAACTCTGATAGTGATGAGCATGATGTTCCTGGAATAATTCAGAAGCAGAAAAATCAGAAGACTG CTGTAGAACAGCCTGCGGTGGTGGTAATGGAAGAAGCTATTCCTGTCCATCATAAAAAGTGGGAGGAAGTGCACAAATCCCCCAATGAGAATGGAGAGCACAGAAGCAATGGCAGAGAAGCCGATGCTAAATCCGATAGGAGCGGAGATAGAAAACCTGACATAGTAGATGATCACCGAGAAAAATCTAG GAGCCAAAGCACAAGTCCTAAGAGGCATAGAAGTACGAGTATTAGTCCCAGGAGTCTGGGCAGAAGCCCAAGTGTTAGTCCAAGACAGAGTCTGAGCAGAAGTCCTCGTAATCTTAGTAGAAGCCCCTATATTGGACGAGCAAGGAGCATCAGCAGAAGTCCTACTAGGAGTCCTGTTAGAAGTGATAGCAGTAGGAGTCCAGTCAGAAGTGTCAGCAGAAGTCCAGCAAGTGGCAGGAAAGGGAGAAATATCAGTAGGAGCTCATTGGGAGCTCGGCCTCGAAGAAATGTTTCTGAGAGTCCTGTTAGGTCCCCACCGGGAAGAAGCCAAAGCAGGGTTCCACTGAGAACCTTATCAAGAAAATCAATTAGCAGAAGCCCTATAAAAGTTTCTAGAAGAAGCTTAAGCAGAAGCCCAATCAGATCTCCAAGAAGCACGAGCAGAAGCTCAGGTAGGGCCCCTTCAAGGAGGATTAGCCGAAGTCCATTTAGGCTGCCAATCCGGAATAATCGACGCAGTTATTCCAGGAGCCCTAGCCCTGCACGCAGGGCCAAGTCACCACCTGACCGAGGAAGGAGTTTGTCAAGAAGTGTTTCCCCAGATGGGTCTCCCAAGCGTATCAGAAGGGGGCGTGGTTTTAGTCAGCGGTACTCTTATGCACGGCGATACAGAACCCCGTCTACATCTCCTGTGAGGTCTTATCGTTATGGTGGTAGAAGTGATCGCGACAG ATATTCAAGTTACAGAAGGTATTCTCCTAGACGATACCGAAGCCCACCAAGAGTGAGAAGTCCTCCAAG ATACAGAAGCAGAAGAAGTAGGACACGATCTGTATCACGAAGCCCACCCTACCGTAATCGGCGCTACAGCCGTAGCCGTAGCCCCATCCGCAGCCGTTCACCAGTTGTGACCTATAGATCTCGTGTGTCTCCAAGGGCTGAGAGGAGATCACTCTCTAGGAGCAGAAGCCCATCGGAATCAAAGTCCTCATTGGACTCTCAATCTCCTAAGCGGGCAAGCAAAGACAGGTCAAGGTCATCGTCCGGAAGCCTGGATGGCAAGAAGGGCCTAGTCTCTTATGGAGATGGTTCTCCTGACTCCGCCCAAAGGTGA
- the LOC122317859 gene encoding peptidyl-prolyl cis-trans isomerase CYP95-like isoform X3 produces the protein MAIADQDTLGSHFIITFEADRHLDRKHVVFGKLAHGHEVLRKIENAGDEDGRPTVTVKIINCGDFSENRKKANKLKIGKDVPSDANNHEARRKGKHKKSSRDRRKRRRRYSSSESESSSDTELESSESGSDSDLDLSSSSYTSSSSDDRRKKRKRYSKRDKYRRGKRSDKHHGKRRKKRDKRSKRRARRMSDSTTDSESRSESNSDSDEHDVPGIIQKQKNQKTAVEQPAVVVMEEAIPVHHKKWEEVHKSPNENGEHRSNGREADAKSDRSGDRKPDIVDDHREKSRSQSTSPKRHRSTSISPRSLGRSPSVSPRQSLSRSPRNLSRSPYIGRARSISRSPTRSPVRSDSSRSPVRSVSRSPASGRKGRNISRSSLGARPRRNVSESPVRSPPGRSQSRVPLRTLSRKSISRSPIKVSRRSLSRSPIRSPRSTSRSSGRAPSRRISRSPFRLPIRNNRRSYSRSPSPARRAKSPPDRGRSLSRSVSPDGSPKRIRRGRGFSQRYSYARRYRTPSTSPVRSYRYGGRSDRDRYSSYRRYSPRRYRSPPRVRSPPRYRSRRSRTRSVSRSPPYRNRRYSRSRSPIRSRSPVVTYRSRVSPRAERRSLSRSRSPSESKSSLDSQSPKRASKDRSRSSSGSLDGKKGLVSYGDGSPDSAQR, from the exons ATGGCAATTGCTGATCAAGATACTTTAGGCTCTCATTTCATTATCACCTTTGAGGCTGATCGTCATCTTGACAG GAAGCATGTTGTCTTTGGGAAACTTGCTCATGGACACGAAGTATTgaggaaaattgaaaatgcgGGTGATGAAGATGGGAGGCCAACTGTGACAGTTAAAATCATCAATTGTGGTGACTTTAGTGAGA ACAggaaaaaagcaaataaattgaaaataggaAAAGATGTACCTTCTGATGCAAATAATCATGAAGCACGACGGAAGGGAAAGCACAAGAAGTCATCTAGAGAtaggaggaaaagaagaagaagatactcTTCATCCGAGTCAGAGAGTTCCTCAGATACTGAGCTGGAATCATCTGAATCTGGTAGTGACTCTGACTTGGATTTATCATCCTCATCTTACACTAGTTCTTCTAGTGATGACAGGcgcaagaagaggaagagatatTCTAAGAGAGATAAATATAGACGGGGAAAAAGAAGTGATAAACACCATGGAAAAAGGCGAAAGAAGCGTGATAAGAGATCCAAGCGCAGAGCAAGAAG AATGTCGGATAGTACTACAGATAGTGAGAGCAGGAGTGAAAGTAACTCTGATAGTGATGAGCATGATGTTCCTGGAATAATTCAGAAGCAGAAAAATCAGAAGACTG CTGTAGAACAGCCTGCGGTGGTGGTAATGGAAGAAGCTATTCCTGTCCATCATAAAAAGTGGGAGGAAGTGCACAAATCCCCCAATGAGAATGGAGAGCACAGAAGCAATGGCAGAGAAGCCGATGCTAAATCCGATAGGAGCGGAGATAGAAAACCTGACATAGTAGATGATCACCGAGAAAAATCTAG GAGCCAAAGCACAAGTCCTAAGAGGCATAGAAGTACGAGTATTAGTCCCAGGAGTCTGGGCAGAAGCCCAAGTGTTAGTCCAAGACAGAGTCTGAGCAGAAGTCCTCGTAATCTTAGTAGAAGCCCCTATATTGGACGAGCAAGGAGCATCAGCAGAAGTCCTACTAGGAGTCCTGTTAGAAGTGATAGCAGTAGGAGTCCAGTCAGAAGTGTCAGCAGAAGTCCAGCAAGTGGCAGGAAAGGGAGAAATATCAGTAGGAGCTCATTGGGAGCTCGGCCTCGAAGAAATGTTTCTGAGAGTCCTGTTAGGTCCCCACCGGGAAGAAGCCAAAGCAGGGTTCCACTGAGAACCTTATCAAGAAAATCAATTAGCAGAAGCCCTATAAAAGTTTCTAGAAGAAGCTTAAGCAGAAGCCCAATCAGATCTCCAAGAAGCACGAGCAGAAGCTCAGGTAGGGCCCCTTCAAGGAGGATTAGCCGAAGTCCATTTAGGCTGCCAATCCGGAATAATCGACGCAGTTATTCCAGGAGCCCTAGCCCTGCACGCAGGGCCAAGTCACCACCTGACCGAGGAAGGAGTTTGTCAAGAAGTGTTTCCCCAGATGGGTCTCCCAAGCGTATCAGAAGGGGGCGTGGTTTTAGTCAGCGGTACTCTTATGCACGGCGATACAGAACCCCGTCTACATCTCCTGTGAGGTCTTATCGTTATGGTGGTAGAAGTGATCGCGACAG ATATTCAAGTTACAGAAGGTATTCTCCTAGACGATACCGAAGCCCACCAAGAGTGAGAAGTCCTCCAAG ATACAGAAGCAGAAGAAGTAGGACACGATCTGTATCACGAAGCCCACCCTACCGTAATCGGCGCTACAGCCGTAGCCGTAGCCCCATCCGCAGCCGTTCACCAGTTGTGACCTATAGATCTCGTGTGTCTCCAAGGGCTGAGAGGAGATCACTCTCTAGGAGCAGAAGCCCATCGGAATCAAAGTCCTCATTGGACTCTCAATCTCCTAAGCGGGCAAGCAAAGACAGGTCAAGGTCATCGTCCGGAAGCCTGGATGGCAAGAAGGGCCTAGTCTCTTATGGAGATGGTTCTCCTGACTCCGCCCAAAGGTGA